In Ostrea edulis chromosome 4, xbOstEdul1.1, whole genome shotgun sequence, a single window of DNA contains:
- the LOC130053822 gene encoding uncharacterized protein LOC130053822 yields the protein MSPPAARSQRTRQTDSTSVYEPSSASSNDSHLTDTHHEDCNPLEEKKFIVSASKMLGLFNTCKRCNRFATASIQQVVGTMVKIAAECEFCSFKWQWCSQPYPGSIPAVNIGLSSSILFSGALATKVLRVLQCMGVATISSRTLTTHQSTLLFPAITRVWDKNQHDYLRQAKERNQPFVIGGDGRADSPGHCAKFGSYSTTDLEEGVVIDIKLVQEKLDESRKKCSTGDNSQECLGNEDTYPSDVSESEESEEHEEMICWRIGETSCGTWNSSGQFGKRLCCVW from the exons ATGAGTCCTCCAGCAGCGAGGAGTCAGAGGACCAGACAAACAGATTCAACATCCGTTTATGAGCCGTCCAGTGCTAGCTCAAATGACTCTCATCTAACAGATACACA TCATGAAGACTGTAATCCATTGGAGGAGAAGAAATTTATTGTCTCTGCATCAAAGATGTTGGGGTTATTCAACACCTGTAAGAGATGCAACAGATTCGCCACAGCTTCCATTCAACAAGTAGTTGGTACGATGGTAAAGATCGCTGCAGAGTGCGAGTTTTGTTCGTTTAAATGGCAGTGGTGCAGTCAGCCCTACCCTGGATCCATTCCTGCTGTTAATATTGGCTTGTCTTCAAGCATTCTCTTTTCGGGTGCCCTGGCTACAAAGGTTCTACGTGTCCTACAGTGCATGGGTGTTGCTACCATCAGCAGTAGAACCTTAACAACCCATCAGTCAACTCTCCTTTTTCCTGCAATCACTCGTGTTTGGGACAAGAATCAACATGATTACCTGAGACAGGCAAAAGAGAGGAATCAACCCTTTGTTATAGGAGGCGATGGCCGTGCCGACTCCCCTGGTCACTGTGCCAAGTTTGGATCCTATAGTACCACTGACCTTGAGGAAGGTGTCGTTATCGATATCAAGCTAGTGCAG GAGAAGTTGGATGAATCAAGAAAAAAGTGTTCAACTGGTGATAATTCACAAGAATGCCTAGGAAATGAAGACACGTATCCATCTGATGTATCAGAGAGTGAGGAATCGGAAGAGCATGAGGAGATGATTTGTTGGAGAATTGGGGAGACGAGTTGTGGAACTTGGAATTCTAGTGGACAATTTGGAAAAAGGTTGTGCTGCGTGTGGTAG